The genomic window GCCGACCACGAGTTCCTCACGCGCGGCAACGTGTTCACGCCCGAGCTCATCGAGACGTGGATCGAGTACAAGATCGAGAACGAGATCCGGCCGATCGCGGCCCGTCCGCACCCGTTCGAGTACGAGCTGTACTTCGGAGTCTGATTCCGAGGGGTCTTAGGGACCGCACTCCCGGTTCCGAGGCCAGCAATTTACTGAGCCCCAGACAGCAGATGCCGTCTGGGGCTCAGTCTATCTCTGGACGTTTACGGACGGCTACGGGGAGTAAACGGACAGGTTCTCGGACAGTGCGGACGACCGCTTCCGCGCACGCGCAGCGACGGCAAGAGGCATAGGCGAGACGCGGCGGGCCCGCAGCGTGTGGTTCGCTGGTCGGATGGCCGCCGTGATCGCCCCATCTGACGACGACGAACCCTTCGACGAGGGCGAAGAAGAGGCGTCCGCCGACGAGGGCGCCGTGCCGGCCGACGACACTTCGGGAGAGACCCCGCAGCACACGCGCATCCGTTTCACGATTCGTGGCGACGACGGCGAGCCGCTGGACCCGAAGGATCTGACCGCGTTCAAGGGGGCACTCCCCTCGGGTTCGCTGGGACGAATCTTCGACGACGACTTCATGCGGTCTGTGACCAGCCCGTTCATGCAGCAGATCGAGACGCTGGCATGGCCGGCGCGCAGTGAGTGAGCGGTAATCCGGTCTGCAGAGAATCCCACCGCGTGCGCGCGAGTCTTGACGATTCGGGCCACGCTGGCGGCAGTGATCGGATAGCTCGAGACGGTGCCATTCGCGTGCACACGGGTGAACACCCGTCCTGCCGCGCGGGGGCGGATGTGCAGCCAGGCGTGCAGCGCTGCGAGGGGATCCGAGTCAGCCCACCGCCTTTCGGCGACCGCAATTGTCTGGCCGAGTGCGCGGAGGTCGCCTTTGGACCGGCGCACGGTGATCAGCAGCCCACCCGGATTGGAGGTGATGTCCGCGACGTCCAGCGCGGTGAGTTCTGATCGGCGCAGGGCGGGGCGAAACCAAGCATGATGAGCGCGGCGACACGTTTTCCGGCCGCGGTCGTTCGATCGACGGCAGCCGAGATGTCGCGGAGGTCCTCGACCAGCAGTGGGCGTGCCGGGCGGCGGGGTGCGACCCCCAGGATCCGGCGCAGGCCGCGGCGGACGCGGCGGACCAGTTCGCAGTCAGTGGGATTATTGACACCGGCAGATGTATGCGAGTGGGCAACGGCGGCGAGGGTTCTGGTGACCATGCCCATCGTCAGACCGCGTGCGGCCTGGCGGGTGATGTAGTAGTCGATAACGGACGACCTGCCCGTTTAGGAACTCGGACCGTGCTCTTGCAGTTGTGCAATGCGATCATCAGCATCCTCAAAATGGTCCTCGATGTCCGCGATGACAACGGCCGTGCCATAGACGACCGCAGCATCGGTTCCTGGTGTTGCCGCTTGGTCTGTGTCAAGCAGCAGCGGGCTTTGCAGGCTCACGATCTCATCCCATCCAGATCGGCCTTCTTCCGCTGAGTCCTTTGCGGTGGACAGGTCATCAGTGATCGCTGAGCCGATGACCGTCAAAATGTTGCTGAGCGCGGACACGTACTCGGTTCCAGCGTGAGCGGAGGTGAGTTCATCGAGTTGCGCTTTGAGGCCGACAAGACGGTCCCACGATTCGTCAAGCACCCGTCCTTCCTCGTCGGGAATCAGATTGCTCCCGCGGATCGCAATGACCGCCGCGATCGATGAGAGACGACGAGCTTGCTTAAGGTAATCCCCGTAGGGACCAGAGATTGGTGTCGCAGCGATCGAGCCTGCGAATGCGGAAGGCGCTCCACGATCGCCAAGCGGGATCACCCCGTGATGCGCAACCTGGAAGATCGAGGCAGACAAGTAGCCATCGGCTGAGCGCAGTCCAATCCATACACGCCGGTCTGGCTGTTCAACAGCATCTCTCGCAGCATCCGCGAGAGATGCGAGAGCATTTAGATGGGTGAGGACGCTCTCTCCTTCCACAATGATCACTAGGTCTCCGGGCGGCCAACTCATCATCGTGTGGTCGGAGGAGCTCGGCACTACAGCGACCGCGTACCCCGCGTTTGCGAGCGCAAGTCGCGTTCGTTCACCCTCTTTCTGCAAGGCTGCGGAAGAGCGCTCGGTCGCAACGGCGGCTGCTGCTGCGATCCGAGCGGTTCCCGTGTGTCGCCCAGCAGCAGCCCGCATGGATACGCGCATTGATAAGTCCGATCCTGCGCTGGCGGACGCGACCATTCGCAAATGGCGGAGACAGTCGAGTAGCTGAGCGCAATCGGGCGGGTCGGCGAGGTAGCGGTATCGGTCGAGTTCGATCAGTGCACCGACCTTTGCGATGAGACTGTCGAGCGTTCCGACAGTCAGGATGGGGCGCCGCTCGGCGACATCTGCCCGTGCAAGGTTTGGAATGACGTGCTGGAGCATCGATCGCACGACGGTGATGGCGTCGCTCTCGACGGGATAGTCACCGAGAGCGCCGGGCACTTCGTCCGTGTAGCCCTCGTCTGCCGGGGAGTCCATCTCGGAAAGTAGCGCGTTCACTGATTCGAACTGACGAACAATCGCTTGAGGCACAGTCCGATCACCTAGGTGGGCGATTGTGATTTCGGGGAGCAGGTCGATGAGCGCCCCGAGTGCTTTAGCCTCAGCCGCAAGCTTGGACGTCAGCGTGCCCGCGCCGTACTTTCGAGACAACGCTCGAGCCTGGGCTCTGTTCTCGGAGACTTCGAGGGTATGTGGCAGGTTCTCTCGGGGAATCGCTTTGTCAACGAGCGGGTAGTCGCCGAGCTTGACCAAACGCCCGAGGGCATCAACGGCACTTACCCGTGCGATCAACGCTGTCGGCGCAAGAGCGAGGGCCAGTCGGCAGACCTCAACGACAGCCTCGTTCTGGTTCGGCTGTAGCTCCTCGTCGACGAAGATCCACCTGCCATCCACCCCGTCGTCTACGCGTTCCAGCGACGCTAGCCACGGTGTTTCTGTCGCGATCCTACGCAGGAGGAGCTGCTCGCCGCCGGCTGTAATGACAGCGCGTTCCGCAAGTTCGGGTGCCGCGCGGCGCAACGCCTCCGTCATATCGGCCGCGTCGTGCAGCGGCCATACCGTCAGGCGTGCACCGATTGCACCCGCCGTGGACTCCAGGGCTGTGACGTCAAAACCGCGAAGTACGGTGATGGCCTGCAAAAGGAGTTGAATTGCCTCATCATCGGGGACCGCGGCGGTCGTGAGCTCTTCGACCAGCGTCGTGTCAATCTCTTGCCATAGGGGTTGCAGATCCGGATCGGTCGGGACGCTGCGGAGCCGCTCGACGGCTGCCAGAATCTCGGGTTTAAAGAGCTGTTCTGTGTCGGGGCGTGGCTTTGTGCGGGACATCGTGAACGCAGTTACAGCGTTGCCAGCATCAACTTCACATTCATCGAGGATGCGCTTCCAGTCGTCGGCCCGCCGCCGAAGTCCATCAGCACGGAAAGCGGATGCGACTGAGATGAGCGTCTGGAGGGTGTGATCGCGTGTGATGCGCTCGGTTGCGGCCTGGATCACTACGGCCTGGTCAGCCCCGGACCCGAGTGCGCGTCGGAGGAATCGCGCGAGTTCGGCGCTGGTCACCAGAGGGACAATGCGCTGGAGGGTCTCCTGCTGTCCGAAGGGGTGAGCTGCCCGGGCGATTGCTGCGGAGCGGATCTCGTGCAGCGGCCGTATGAGGTTGCCCGAGTCCTCAACGATGAGGTGCTCGTCGATGAGGCGGCGGCTGGCGGCGGTGAATGCGCCGCGATCGGCATCCAGAGCGGATTCGATCGAGTGGGCAGGGACGGCGACGCCGTATTGGTTGGCACACGATGCGAGCCGGAGGATCTCTAGCTCAAGATGTCGACTCGGGTCTGCTTCGCGTGCGGCGACTTGCGCGCTGACGACCGTGTCAAGATTCACGCCTTCGGTGAGCAGAGTGACGTACTCCAGTAGGAGGCCGCCTGCTCGCTCGGCTGGTTCCCGCCATCCGGCCCATTCGGTGAGATTGTCAGCCCGGTAGTCTCGCCAAAGTTGCTCTGCAAAGGTGTCGTCAAGCATGGGCGTTATCGTGGCAATGGCCGACAGTAGCGGGACAGGAAAGCGGTCTTCCTCCCGAATCGAAACAACGGTGATGACGTTCGACAGATCCGCGAGCCGTCTCAGTAGTCGATCGAGGAGATCTGGGTCGTGGCGCCCAGCGTCGTCGATGAGGACTCCTACAGGGGCATACGCGCTCGGCCGCAACGACTCAATGCGTGCGGAAAGAAGTGCGACGGCATCGCGCCCGGTGCGCCCCGTTGGTGTCAGCGAGTGGACATGCTGCCAGCGATACAGACCCCGGGTCTCGTGCGCGGCTGCGTAGGCGAGTGCACTCTTGCCACTGCCGCTCGGCCCGGCGATGACCGCCAACCGGCGGACCGCCGCGACTTCGATCACCTGCTGGGTTAGTTCAACACGGGGCACGAGCAATCCGGCAGCGACATGAGGAGCTCCCACTTGCACGCCCTGACGTAGGTCCGAACCATCAGCAGATGATCTCCAGTCGATTGCCTCGCAGACCCCCAGCGACCTTGCCTCATCGAGCAACTCGAGGTCAACGGTCGCAAGGACCTGGTCTATGAGGACATCGATGCCTGCGATGTCCACGGCCGCGCGCCTCGCGACATCCGGGTCCGCGTTGGCGTCGCTAGCCTGTCCCACCTGGGTGCAAACGGAAGCCACAATGATTTCCGCAAGTCCATCCGGGAAACTACGAGCCCCGGCAACGATGCTGATCGCCTGCGCGTGCGGATCAGGACAGATTACAACTGAGGCTGAGGCCGCAAAGGCAACCGAATCCTGATCGTTTTCGAAGGACAGAGCATCCAGTTCCTTGGCCAATTCGCTCGGAGGACTCGAGCCAGGTTGTGCAGCCTCACTCCCCCACTCGGGTACTGGGATTCGAGCGACCGGGCGCTCAAGCAAGAGGATTGTCGCAGCGGGGAGTTCGACTTCCCTGCGCTTCACCCAGGCCTTAGCGACGGAACGTAAGTCTTTTCGCAGGTCTGTCGGGGCGAAATCTCCCGCGCTCTCGCGTCGCGACTTCACCTGGATGAAGAATGACCCACTCGACGACTGCACCGAAATGTCGTCATACCCTTCCGGTGTCACGACCGCTGTCGCGTCACCTTCGCTCCACAGACGCAATGCAACGAGCGTGGCGACCAGATCCTGAAAACGAAAGCCGCGCCCGGCACGCGCACCGGCTCGGGAAGCAACCCACAACGCAGCCTGCGGGGCGGTTGGCACGCTAGTTGACGCTGGGCTGGCAGGCGGCGAGGTCTCCCGTTTCTGACCGCGGCGCTCCTGTGCGGCACCTCGCCGACGGGCTTCGGCTATCGCGCGCGCTGAGTTTCGACGGGTCATATGTTGATGGTATAGACGACCAGTGACGCATGACCGCTGCGTGCATGGGGACGAGCTTGTGTCGCTGCTTCTGCATCTCTAACTTGGTGGGCGACCTGTGGTCGGGTCCAGGGCGATGAGTCCGAGGTTTAGCTTGTAGAGTTTCTCGACGCCGATCGACACCCGCGTCGAGGTCATCTCGGCGAGCAGAGCAACCCTTGCTGTCGCTCCAAGCCCACGATCGCGACGCCCTCAGGCTAATAACGTGGACGGACACCCTCGCTCGTACGCGCCCGCTGGACTCCTTACCACTGGTCAGCCGCTGAATCTCTCTTCATCGATGCCGATCAGTTCCCACGACGCAGTGACGAGGAGGTCTTCGTCACCAGACACCTCAGCGAGCCCGGGAACCCAAGCCAAGAACTGTTCACCAGGGGGCGGCTCCATCCGGTACGTCTTCGCCGCAGGCCCCGTCTCGGGAGCGAGTCCGGTCTCCGCAGCTGTCATTGCAGGGTGACGCATGACGGTCTGCGGCGTAGGTACTTCTGCGCCGCCGACGTCCAGCGTCCCGGCGGCAATTACCACTACCTGCGGCGGCTTGCCTTCAGGGGCCGTTACCGTGACCGGGTGACGCATGGCGTGGACGATCTGCCCCTCCATCAGCAAACGAGCCCGCCGCAGCCGCACACGGTCACGGTCGTCAAAACGGCCGTTACAGGGCTCGACGGTTTGTCCGCTCAGACGCTCGATCCTGACGATGTCCTTGACCGTCTCCGCGATCACCTCCAGCTCACGTTGTTCAATGTCGGAGATAGCCGGCGGGCCAAGGGACAGCAGCTCGCTTCCACCAACCTCGAAGGCCACCGCAGTAGAGCGGTGGAACTGAAGCATGAAGCGCGTCGATGCGAGCTTGAGGCCATTGGTCGAATCGAACGCCTCCCAACCTCGGAAGTGGGCGTCAGTCATCCGCTCGCCTTGGATGTCGAAGGAGAACTTGAACATGACGCTGCCCGCGACCAGCACATCCCATTCAGCGACGGAAGTGTCAGGGCGGCGACGAGCGACAGCCGCGTCGTGCGCCTCCGTGATCTCGCCGTTGCCGTCGCGCAGCACCACGCGGACATGGTTGGTCGGGTCTTGCCTGAGCAGTTCCGTGACAGTGAAAGCGCTCCAGTCCTCGGTTAACTCCAGAGAATCGCGCATGTCCGGCACCTCGCTACCCACCGGCGCAACGTAGGCCCTTGCCTCCTCGATCAGTTCGGACGTACCAATGGTGACATCGTTCTGCCACGCCGAGTCGTCCAGAGCGAGCACCTGCGCATCCCGCAGCGACTCGACTATCCGCAAGGTCGCCACCGTCAGAGCAGCCATATGAGAGAACACGCGCACGGCCGCGGCATATCGCTCGCGAAGAGAGAACGCCAACGCGTCCTGCTTCGGCCCTTGAGCGTCAGCATGGACAAGGTCGGCATACAGCCAAGCGGCGGCGAGCTGTGTGTCCGAGACCTTGTTGGTCGCGTCGGACCCATCAATGCGGGCCGATTGCACAGAATATGCCTGAACTTGGGTTCCTTGAATCTCGGAAGCGTCCCACGCACGCCGAAGCTCTTGCAGACGAGCTCGGAGCACGTCGTCGACATCCGCTTCCCGGATGAGGTGCTCGATCGCGTCGAAGACCTTCACGTAGTAGACGGGCTCAGACTTAACTGTCAACGGCCTCACTCTCGAAGCCAACGACTCGAAGACTTCCTCATCAGCCGGGAGGCGCCGCGTGATGGTCATGCGACCGGTCACGTCGATATGACCGTCGAAGCTTCCCTGCGCGTGCCGCAGCAACTCGTCCCAGTTCTGGACGATCGAGTGCGCCTGCACCCGCCGCGCACGCAAGACGAACCGCCGCAGCTTCTCGTGATCGTCCATCCTCGCCATGCGGTCAATTGTCGCCCGTGCCAGGGCTCTTGCGCGAAGCACGACCAGTTCCGCGGAAAGAAAGTGATCGAGGCGTCAGCTCATTCGTTCGGACGTGGATGAGTTGAATGAGGCTTACGGGCCCCATCCAGTGGAAACTTGAAGGCGTTCCAGACGAACAGCAAGACCAGCAGGTACGGCCAGCCGGGGCCACCGTCGTTGATGATCGTGGTGCAGATCGCGGGCTCCCCCGACGCCGCCGACGCGGCGGAGTGATCGGCCCAGGGGTCGACGTGGTCGAGTCCGAGGACCAGGCGATGTTGCGTCAGAGGCCCCGCCCGCAGAAATGCTCGATGACCGCCACCGCAACGGGCACCGAATCAGTCAGCGCGGCTCCACCGGCGTCCGATCGTCCACAGGCGTCTGTCGAGGTTGACCCGCGAGCCTCCCGTCCCGGTAGCGCCGTTCGTACGCCCGCACCCGCGCCAACCGGACGACAGTGATCGGTCCATTGACCGCGAACTTGAGCGCGTTCCACAGGGACAGCAGCACGAGCAGGTTGATCCATCCCGGCGCGCCGCCGGCGACCCACCGTGCGAGCGCTGCGGCGATAACGATGTAGACGACCGCGAGGAGCATCGCGGGCAGCCCCCACTTGAGGCCGCGCCGCGTGTGGGTGGCGCGGATCAGGATGTTCGTCGGCATACTCCGCTGGAAGAACGCGTAGACGCGACTCACGAATGCGATCAGCAGTTGGAACATCGGCCAGGCCTCTCCTTCAGGCGTGGAGCTAGCGCTTGCGCTCAGGGTACGCCCGCCCCTCACGCTGGGATAGGACCGCCGGCTACAGACTGTGGACGGATTGAGTGCGCATCGGCGGTCGTTGCGACTGTGCAGGAGCGGCATCCGCCGATAGCCGAATCGCGCGATCCCGCGCCATTCCTGCAGCCGCGGCATCCATCCGCTGGTTTGCCGAGATAGCGGCAGCACCGAGCGCGTCATCCTCGAATACGCCGTACCGGTCACGGTAGGCGGCGACGATGCGCGCCTGGTGCCGCCAGGCGCCCGCCCGCGCCGCGTCGATGGGCACGCGCCCGAGCAACGCGATCCACTTCTCTCGCGACGTCAGTGCGGATTCGACCAGCACCGAGGCTCGTTCCTCGATTAGTTGTGCCCGTTCGTTGAGGGCGCGCCGCATTTCGGCATCCATCTCCCCCATCGCCGTGAGGATGAGACCTGCGATCAGCCGACGCCCACTCCCCCGCGAGCTGCCACTCGACGGCTGAGCGAGAACTCGCTCGAGTCGCTCGTGGAGCACGGCCGCCGCATCCTGAGCGTCCTCGAACCCGCGCGCAGAAGCGATTCGTGGGAGCAGCGCGTCGACGTTGTGTCCGAGCCCTTCGGCGCGCCGGAGGCCGGCGGTCAGAGCGCCGAAGGCATCCGATGCGATCGCAGCCTCGACCACGGCGTCGGAGAGCCCGCATGCGCGCATGAGGTTGGCCCACCTCGGCCGTTGGGCGGTCGACGCGAGCGTCTCGTACTCGGCAGCGAGTTGCGCTATCGACCCCCAACTCTCCTGCTCCGCGGCGAGGGTCTCGTGAGCAGACAGCTCGGCGCCAACATGGGCAAGAACGCCTACGAGAATGGCGCGGGCAGTGGCATCCGCGTGGTCTCCCGGATGCCGGGCGGAGTGATTGTCGTTAGGACGAGACACGACCACATACGCCATATTTGACGCTCTCCCCCGCGTCATTGCGACGTACAGGTTCTCGCGCGTCGTTCCGGGCTCGACGACTGCGTGCGCGGTGTCCGTCGTGACTCCCTGCGCTCGGTAGGCGGTCACCGCATAGCCGAGGTCGACGTTCTCAGCCACGTACCCGGCCGGCAGAGTGATCGGTCGCGCGCCGGCGCCGCCGATTTTCGTCACGCGCAGCGAGCCGTCGCGACGAACGGCGAAAACCGTCCACCTGGCTCCGTTGCGTACCCAGTCGCGCCCGGAACGCAGTCGACGGTCGTTCTTCCGGGTGATGACGATGTCTCCCACGGATGCCGCCGCGTCATCCCGCAACGGCGCTTCGGCACTGGCATCCACGACGCCGGAGAGGATCAGCTCGGCGCGCGCCCGTCGGTTGAGGGCGTCGACGGCATCGCCCGTATCGGCGATGAGCACCGACGCCATTCCCGACCTCACGTCGGTTAGCCACGCGGTGTAGGCCTCCTCGGCCATCGCGTCGGCGTCGCCCCCGATGATGCGGCCGTGCGAGCCGTAAGCATCCAGTGCTTGCAGCCGCCCGTTGCGGAGGTCGAGGGACGCGTCCTTCTCCCACGCTTGCTGAAAGCGATGCACCTCTGCGAGTTCGGGAGCGTCGGAGCGTGCTTCGACCAGCATCCGAAATGCTCCACCCGCGTCGACCGACTGCAGCTGCGCCCAGTCCCCTACCAATAGCAGCTTCGCGCCTGCGTGCCTGGCCACTACGCAGATGTGGTCGAGCGCGAGAGTGCCGGCGAGGGATGCCTCGTCGATGATCACGAGCTGACCGGCGCGCACCGCCGCACGCCCTTGGCGATGCTCGTGCAACCACTTCGCAGTGTTCTCAGTGGCGATACCAAGATCGTCGGCAAGGTCGCGCGCGGCGGCAGCAGAAGGTGCGAGCCCGATGACCGAGCCACGTCCGTGCTCGTGCTCCCACGCGAGTCGCAGCGCGTGCATCGCTGTCGTCTTGCCGGCACCGGCGGGCCCGATGAGGACATCGAGCGCGCGAGCCGATGATGCAATCGAATGGAGCGCCGCGCGCTGATCCTGCCCGAGGACAAGCCCGTGATTGCGGCGGGCTCGCTCGGCGTGCTCGAGGGTTGCAGCGCTGACGACCGAACCGTTCGTCGTGCCCGACGCGGCGAGCAGGCACTCCTCCGCATTCAGCAGCGCAATCGACGAGTATCGTTCTGAGTTCCTCGGGCGGAAGACGCTTGTCCCGTCAGCGCGTCGGAAGTCGGCCGGCGAGACTGCAAGTTCGGGCGGCGTGAGCCGCACAGAGAGTTCCTCGGCAGCATCCGTGATCATTCCGATGACCGCCTCGCGATCCTCGGTTGCGACGAAGCGCCACCCCATCGTCTGCCGTGCGGCTTCGGCGTAGAGGTTCCACCGCCCCCAAGTGGAACGGCGTTCGCTCGCGGCCTCGACCACGCGCGCGGCGACTTGGTTCAGGATGCCGAGGGGCACATCCTCCGCACGCAACAGAGCGGAGGCTCTTTCGTCATGCATCGCGTCGCGCGCCCAAGCGGTCGCGTCGCGGCCGAGGAGTCGACTGGCACGGGTGCGCCACTCGAGCGTGAGGTCGGCGAGCGAGCGGAGATGCTTCTCGGGACGAGTCGCGAGCGTCGCCTGCTGCCGCAGCCGGATGATCGTCACCTTCGATGGGACGCGTCCGTGCGTGGCCATGTACTCATCAATGAGCCGGTCCTTCTCGACGTCGATGTGTCGCGAGCGCGAGGAGAACTCGGAGACGAGATGCTCGGGCACGGAGGAGATCGCCCAAACAGGATTGCGATCCGCTTCGCGTTCGCGCTGCTCCCACCCGAGGCCGAGTGCATGCGTCAGATGGTCGGCGAAGACGGCGTTGTGCAACTCGGACAGAGCCACGGTCGCCGCATGCAGCGGTCGCCCGTCGAGCGAGCGCCACTTGCCGTCGAACACGGTGCGTACCTTGTTGCTCACCACAACGTGCGTGTGCAATTGCGGATCGCCCGCGCGCGAGTCGAAGTGATCGAAGGCTGCGGCGATCAAGCCCGTGACCTCGACCTGCGCAACGGCACCGTCACGCCCCGCTTCGCCGGCGCGGGTCGCAG from Microbacterium sp. zg-Y625 includes these protein-coding regions:
- a CDS encoding DUF4297 domain-containing protein, which encodes MPTAPQAALWVASRAGARAGRGFRFQDLVATLVALRLWSEGDATAVVTPEGYDDISVQSSSGSFFIQVKSRRESAGDFAPTDLRKDLRSVAKAWVKRREVELPAATILLLERPVARIPVPEWGSEAAQPGSSPPSELAKELDALSFENDQDSVAFAASASVVICPDPHAQAISIVAGARSFPDGLAEIIVASVCTQVGQASDANADPDVARRAAVDIAGIDVLIDQVLATVDLELLDEARSLGVCEAIDWRSSADGSDLRQGVQVGAPHVAAGLLVPRVELTQQVIEVAAVRRLAVIAGPSGSGKSALAYAAAHETRGLYRWQHVHSLTPTGRTGRDAVALLSARIESLRPSAYAPVGVLIDDAGRHDPDLLDRLLRRLADLSNVITVVSIREEDRFPVPLLSAIATITPMLDDTFAEQLWRDYRADNLTEWAGWREPAERAGGLLLEYVTLLTEGVNLDTVVSAQVAAREADPSRHLELEILRLASCANQYGVAVPAHSIESALDADRGAFTAASRRLIDEHLIVEDSGNLIRPLHEIRSAAIARAAHPFGQQETLQRIVPLVTSAELARFLRRALGSGADQAVVIQAATERITRDHTLQTLISVASAFRADGLRRRADDWKRILDECEVDAGNAVTAFTMSRTKPRPDTEQLFKPEILAAVERLRSVPTDPDLQPLWQEIDTTLVEELTTAAVPDDEAIQLLLQAITVLRGFDVTALESTAGAIGARLTVWPLHDAADMTEALRRAAPELAERAVITAGGEQLLLRRIATETPWLASLERVDDGVDGRWIFVDEELQPNQNEAVVEVCRLALALAPTALIARVSAVDALGRLVKLGDYPLVDKAIPRENLPHTLEVSENRAQARALSRKYGAGTLTSKLAAEAKALGALIDLLPEITIAHLGDRTVPQAIVRQFESVNALLSEMDSPADEGYTDEVPGALGDYPVESDAITVVRSMLQHVIPNLARADVAERRPILTVGTLDSLIAKVGALIELDRYRYLADPPDCAQLLDCLRHLRMVASASAGSDLSMRVSMRAAAGRHTGTARIAAAAAVATERSSAALQKEGERTRLALANAGYAVAVVPSSSDHTMMSWPPGDLVIIVEGESVLTHLNALASLADAARDAVEQPDRRVWIGLRSADGYLSASIFQVAHHGVIPLGDRGAPSAFAGSIAATPISGPYGDYLKQARRLSSIAAVIAIRGSNLIPDEEGRVLDESWDRLVGLKAQLDELTSAHAGTEYVSALSNILTVIGSAITDDLSTAKDSAEEGRSGWDEIVSLQSPLLLDTDQAATPGTDAAVVYGTAVVIADIEDHFEDADDRIAQLQEHGPSS
- a CDS encoding sulfate permease, coding for MPTNILIRATHTRRGLKWGLPAMLLAVVYIVIAAALARWVAGGAPGWINLLVLLSLWNALKFAVNGPITVVRLARVRAYERRYRDGRLAGQPRQTPVDDRTPVEPR
- the mobF gene encoding MobF family relaxase, translated to MSVSMRVMSAGDGYRYLLRTVAAADGERSLSTPLTRYYAEAGTPPGRWLGSGVPALADGRILAGSTVSEPQLELLLGMGRDPGTGAPLGRAYPEYAALEQSANGLSSALGQPIATNPGVRRRAVAGYDFTFSLPKSASVLWAIADADTQAKIADAHHLAIDDVLAFMERELAATRAGEAGRDGAVAQVEVTGLIAAAFDHFDSRAGDPQLHTHVVVSNKVRTVFDGKWRSLDGRPLHAATVALSELHNAVFADHLTHALGLGWEQREREADRNPVWAISSVPEHLVSEFSSRSRHIDVEKDRLIDEYMATHGRVPSKVTIIRLRQQATLATRPEKHLRSLADLTLEWRTRASRLLGRDATAWARDAMHDERASALLRAEDVPLGILNQVAARVVEAASERRSTWGRWNLYAEAARQTMGWRFVATEDREAVIGMITDAAEELSVRLTPPELAVSPADFRRADGTSVFRPRNSERYSSIALLNAEECLLAASGTTNGSVVSAATLEHAERARRNHGLVLGQDQRAALHSIASSARALDVLIGPAGAGKTTAMHALRLAWEHEHGRGSVIGLAPSAAAARDLADDLGIATENTAKWLHEHRQGRAAVRAGQLVIIDEASLAGTLALDHICVVARHAGAKLLLVGDWAQLQSVDAGGAFRMLVEARSDAPELAEVHRFQQAWEKDASLDLRNGRLQALDAYGSHGRIIGGDADAMAEEAYTAWLTDVRSGMASVLIADTGDAVDALNRRARAELILSGVVDASAEAPLRDDAAASVGDIVITRKNDRRLRSGRDWVRNGARWTVFAVRRDGSLRVTKIGGAGARPITLPAGYVAENVDLGYAVTAYRAQGVTTDTAHAVVEPGTTRENLYVAMTRGRASNMAYVVVSRPNDNHSARHPGDHADATARAILVGVLAHVGAELSAHETLAAEQESWGSIAQLAAEYETLASTAQRPRWANLMRACGLSDAVVEAAIASDAFGALTAGLRRAEGLGHNVDALLPRIASARGFEDAQDAAAVLHERLERVLAQPSSGSSRGSGRRLIAGLILTAMGEMDAEMRRALNERAQLIEERASVLVESALTSREKWIALLGRVPIDAARAGAWRHQARIVAAYRDRYGVFEDDALGAAAISANQRMDAAAAGMARDRAIRLSADAAPAQSQRPPMRTQSVHSL